A genomic segment from Candidatus Korarchaeum cryptofilum OPF8 encodes:
- a CDS encoding methyltransferase domain-containing protein, whose protein sequence is MIGIDVSEDMIRIARKNAEGKNVKFLVGDANKMPFEDDSFDLVVSTGSLHHWRNPVNVLNEIYRVLRPGRKALIYDLWGEAPKELLRGKLTELGYSFTAGLIAYGIVRMHSITSSELMKILREEGNFFKEYTIEEGWKSYPVVKVTLLKSLKTI, encoded by the coding sequence GTGATAGGCATTGACGTATCGGAGGATATGATAAGGATAGCTAGGAAGAACGCTGAGGGGAAGAATGTGAAGTTTCTAGTGGGAGATGCGAATAAAATGCCCTTCGAGGATGATTCATTCGATCTCGTGGTGAGCACAGGATCCCTCCATCACTGGAGGAACCCTGTCAATGTGCTCAATGAAATATACAGGGTCCTGAGACCCGGGAGGAAGGCACTCATATACGATCTCTGGGGGGAGGCCCCGAAGGAGCTTCTGAGGGGGAAGCTCACTGAGTTAGGCTATAGCTTTACGGCCGGCCTGATAGCTTATGGTATCGTGAGAATGCACTCCATAACCTCCTCGGAATTGATGAAGATATTGAGGGAGGAGGGAAACTTTTTCAAGGAGTATACGATTGAAGAGGGCTGGAAATCCTATCCAGTCGTTAAAGTTACCCTCCTCAAGTCCCTTAAAACCATCTGA
- a CDS encoding right-handed parallel beta-helix repeat-containing protein has product MISKSGEALILILLILALNIQPANGYKGGRIIIWEHGEVTPYNAPIRREGNVYILTDDINTSGDGILVKKDDIVIDGNGHTIQGLITIFNITSPYDTSGYPVSGIILKGRRNVEIRNITIKYFTPGILIESSSNCRVIGSRMEGNVHGILLFNSSGNVFKENIMKNNGFAITLCSNSTNNTIVDNELINNGLDVDYSYANEVSNNTVNGKPLVYLEGVSGREIEEAGQVILMKCNNITVRNLHILNASVGIILWKTNNSVIINNRIEECVDGIRLNYTTNNIIKGNVIVRRSISVSFPPLGGPYMGLSGTGIYLVNTKNSFVSNNEIVKNFWGIQLEDSPDNVVNGNILRDNLDCICILSSGNTTVSGNNLTKCDTGISNVVSSDVIIKGNIVDSCNTGISFSGNNSIIHGNTIKNSSEIGISITSSSNNWFFHNNFIDNKKQVVIGEESADGQTDNSTNIWDDGTRGNYWSDYKERYPNAREVDSVWDTPYVINENNKDRYPLVNPFSGESVPPSVRPTIEITSSFQSTPSKTQEEGYWAAYILIPIVAAIAVVLKRKHDTKQVSRPMGKNKDRRDSPPMSS; this is encoded by the coding sequence ATGATAAGCAAATCAGGCGAAGCCCTCATCCTCATCCTCCTCATATTAGCGCTGAATATCCAGCCAGCGAATGGGTATAAGGGAGGGAGAATCATAATTTGGGAGCATGGGGAAGTTACCCCATATAATGCACCGATAAGGAGGGAGGGGAACGTCTATATACTGACCGATGACATAAACACCTCAGGAGATGGGATATTAGTCAAAAAGGACGATATAGTGATAGATGGTAATGGTCACACAATCCAAGGATTGATAACTATCTTCAATATCACATCCCCTTACGATACGTCGGGCTATCCTGTCAGCGGGATAATACTGAAAGGGAGAAGGAACGTCGAGATCAGAAACATAACTATTAAGTACTTCACACCCGGTATTCTCATCGAATCTTCCTCTAATTGCAGGGTGATCGGGAGTAGGATGGAGGGTAACGTTCACGGCATCCTCCTCTTCAATTCCTCTGGTAATGTTTTCAAGGAGAATATCATGAAGAACAACGGCTTCGCCATCACTTTATGTAGTAACTCGACGAATAACACTATAGTGGATAATGAGCTAATCAATAATGGATTAGATGTTGATTATTCCTACGCTAACGAGGTCTCAAACAATACTGTGAACGGGAAGCCCCTCGTATATCTGGAGGGGGTCTCCGGGAGAGAGATAGAGGAAGCCGGACAGGTGATATTGATGAAGTGCAATAACATAACAGTCAGGAACCTCCATATATTGAACGCCTCGGTGGGGATAATACTTTGGAAGACAAACAATTCTGTGATAATTAATAACAGAATAGAGGAGTGTGTGGATGGAATACGCCTCAATTACACTACGAACAACATCATTAAGGGGAACGTAATAGTGAGGAGGAGCATATCCGTCTCCTTCCCCCCGCTGGGCGGTCCTTATATGGGCCTCTCGGGAACGGGGATATACCTAGTCAATACGAAAAACTCTTTTGTATCTAACAACGAAATAGTGAAGAACTTTTGGGGAATCCAGCTAGAGGATTCCCCAGATAACGTCGTCAATGGGAATATATTGAGGGATAATTTGGATTGCATTTGTATTCTATCATCCGGGAATACCACTGTAAGCGGGAATAACTTGACGAAATGTGATACGGGCATCAGCAACGTAGTCTCCTCAGATGTCATCATCAAGGGGAATATCGTGGATAGTTGTAATACCGGTATTTCCTTTAGTGGGAACAATAGCATCATTCACGGGAACACTATAAAGAACAGTTCTGAAATTGGCATCTCCATCACTAGCTCCTCAAATAATTGGTTCTTTCACAACAATTTCATCGATAATAAAAAACAGGTGGTAATTGGAGAAGAATCGGCCGATGGGCAGACCGATAATTCGACTAATATATGGGACGACGGAACGAGGGGAAATTATTGGAGCGATTATAAGGAGAGATATCCGAACGCCAGAGAAGTTGATTCGGTATGGGATACTCCATACGTTATTAATGAGAATAATAAGGATAGATACCCGCTCGTGAACCCATTCTCTGGAGAAAGCGTACCTCCTTCAGTTAGACCAACTATCGAGATAACTAGCTCTTTCCAGAGCACCCCATCCAAAACTCAAGAGGAGGGGTACTGGGCTGCGTACATCTTAATACCGATAGTGGCCGCGATCGCAGTAGTACTGAAGAGGAAGCATGATACTAAGCAAGTCTCACGCCCCATGGGAAAGAATAAAGATAGAAGAGATTCCCCTCCGATGAGCTCATAA
- a CDS encoding APC family permease: protein MGSEVPTLFVRRASGLVRTVGPFTAFMIVFSHVVGGGVHKMAVIGIYTAPGADIPLAFLLTGVLLALPTALIYTLMGAMMPRTGGDYIFISRGMSPAMGFIASWAFWVKEAVSYGLLSWMSVDFFAGSITAAGIALHDASLLGMAKWMATTQGHLVLAFTFALIFGVIAYLGMRVYGWVINVLGVIAILGCLTNLVILGIWGLAPMGAVRGWDSLYGAGAYEKIVSKAFEIGMAKGDLPLAPFSIADTMNTTTGAVFAYLGITAAVYVGGELKTPVKSLFIAQTLGTLIIMIYYVGLPLLAYSAYVVPQDVLAKVPGAMDYLAKHNIPADRVYFTVLYNYVLKSLGAKDVAALIGVPDTSYLLPPGAVTSFTIPLVPRGLEWLQVINGVFVGIVLLKDLPAFFLVATRIVFAWAFDRFFPEMFAAVDSRFHSPYWAITLTLIFGLLFLVLPYFGSDWAVAGVSSNLAMFTGMLGCFAGALLPYTRRDLYERSPIAWSIAGVPVLTIIGIWGWAANFLFFLISATQVQIIGMLVISIFLGAGSAVYIAYLAYNEKRGIDVKTIYAELPPA, encoded by the coding sequence ATGGGATCGGAGGTGCCCACATTATTCGTTAGGAGGGCCTCAGGTCTTGTCAGAACCGTTGGACCTTTCACGGCATTCATGATAGTGTTCTCACACGTGGTAGGAGGAGGAGTACATAAGATGGCCGTGATTGGTATATACACTGCCCCTGGAGCTGATATTCCATTGGCATTCTTATTAACAGGGGTCCTCCTAGCTCTACCGACTGCCCTGATCTACACATTGATGGGAGCTATGATGCCGAGGACCGGAGGGGACTACATATTCATCTCGAGAGGTATGAGCCCGGCCATGGGCTTTATCGCCTCCTGGGCTTTCTGGGTGAAGGAGGCAGTGAGCTACGGACTCCTGTCATGGATGTCGGTCGATTTCTTCGCAGGCTCTATCACTGCTGCTGGCATAGCCCTTCATGACGCCTCCCTCCTGGGAATGGCCAAATGGATGGCGACGACGCAGGGTCACTTGGTCCTCGCATTCACATTCGCCCTCATATTCGGGGTTATAGCATACCTAGGTATGAGGGTTTATGGCTGGGTAATAAACGTACTCGGTGTAATAGCTATTTTAGGATGCCTGACCAACTTGGTGATCTTGGGGATATGGGGGCTAGCTCCGATGGGAGCTGTTAGGGGATGGGACAGTCTTTATGGCGCTGGTGCCTATGAGAAGATAGTTAGCAAGGCATTTGAGATAGGAATGGCAAAGGGAGATCTCCCTCTGGCCCCATTCAGTATAGCGGATACGATGAATACTACAACCGGAGCTGTATTCGCATATCTGGGAATAACAGCAGCAGTTTACGTGGGAGGAGAGCTGAAAACCCCGGTGAAATCACTCTTCATTGCTCAGACGCTAGGGACACTGATAATAATGATTTATTACGTTGGACTGCCGTTACTCGCCTACTCAGCCTACGTAGTTCCTCAGGATGTGCTCGCGAAGGTACCTGGAGCCATGGACTACCTAGCTAAGCATAACATCCCAGCGGATAGGGTCTACTTCACCGTACTTTACAACTACGTGCTGAAGAGTCTCGGGGCCAAGGATGTCGCAGCTCTTATAGGAGTTCCTGATACCTCCTATCTGCTCCCTCCGGGTGCTGTGACCTCCTTCACGATACCCCTCGTTCCCAGGGGGCTTGAGTGGTTGCAGGTGATTAACGGGGTCTTCGTCGGGATAGTGCTTCTGAAGGATCTCCCCGCCTTCTTCTTAGTGGCCACTAGGATAGTCTTCGCGTGGGCATTTGACAGGTTCTTCCCGGAGATGTTCGCTGCTGTAGATTCGAGGTTCCACTCCCCATACTGGGCGATCACCTTAACACTGATATTTGGACTTCTATTCCTCGTACTGCCATACTTTGGAAGCGATTGGGCTGTGGCTGGAGTCTCCTCTAACTTAGCCATGTTTACTGGAATGCTTGGTTGTTTTGCTGGAGCCCTTCTACCTTATACGAGGAGAGATCTCTATGAGAGGTCTCCTATCGCTTGGAGCATAGCGGGGGTGCCTGTTCTCACTATAATAGGGATATGGGGGTGGGCCGCCAACTTCCTCTTCTTCCTGATATCGGCAACTCAAGTCCAAATCATTGGAATGCTCGTGATAAGCATATTCCTCGGAGCGGGCTCTGCTGTGTACATAGCATACCTAGCATATAATGAGAAACGCGGTATAGACGTCAAAACGATCTATGCAGAACTGCCTCCAGCTTAA
- a CDS encoding DUF2283 domain-containing protein, producing the protein MKVRFDPEADILYILIKEGPLKDTVEIAEDLFIEIAEDGSIAGLEVWRASKNLLEHIK; encoded by the coding sequence ATGAAGGTACGATTCGATCCGGAGGCGGATATACTCTACATACTCATCAAGGAAGGCCCCTTGAAGGATACTGTAGAGATAGCGGAGGATCTCTTCATCGAGATAGCGGAGGACGGCTCTATAGCTGGTCTGGAGGTCTGGAGAGCATCGAAGAACTTGCTGGAGCACATAAAATGA
- a CDS encoding glycoside hydrolase family 113: MLKAIMLILILQLHAPSQASDLSFRGANIALWGFNYDWLESTLRKLREIGFDSVLLTVYLKMDSPNSSYVRRFEYTPEDDEIRLAISKAREMGFRVLLRVAIYLDSGWGGDVMPEDMSSWLESYKSYLIRYSRLGADGFILGAELCSIDKREEFRELVKEVRRNYSGILGYSANWGSEETSFWDLLDFIGIDAYYPVGDWDRIHAESIEPLLKYGKPIIFTEIGYRSIKNAHERPWDWKIKSEVDYGEQARLWSLFLEVEAPRISGFFHWAEAPWGDDGTGYSIIGKPAEGVMRRGLMKLLLSSNPAYCVASEVDERSLREAQPGAEVGEDCRIIVGGPFANPRSRIYEANFGRDELRINRSVYRSLWGKLDYALLTFREGRIYLMGVHRFGTKAAIMWLSTGLYFTSAVIRWRDLNGDGDVEMEEIDVIYMRA; the protein is encoded by the coding sequence TTGCTTAAAGCCATAATGCTCATACTCATCCTGCAGCTCCACGCCCCTTCCCAGGCTTCTGATCTCTCCTTCAGAGGGGCTAATATCGCCCTCTGGGGATTCAATTATGATTGGCTCGAGTCCACCCTCCGGAAGCTGAGGGAAATAGGGTTCGATAGCGTCCTCCTGACCGTATACCTCAAGATGGATTCTCCTAATTCGAGTTACGTCAGGAGGTTCGAGTACACGCCGGAGGATGATGAGATAAGGCTCGCTATCTCTAAGGCGAGGGAAATGGGGTTCAGGGTCCTCCTGAGGGTAGCTATCTACCTCGACTCTGGATGGGGAGGGGATGTGATGCCAGAGGATATGAGCTCCTGGCTCGAGAGCTACAAATCTTACCTCATCCGCTACTCCAGGCTTGGAGCTGACGGCTTCATCTTAGGGGCTGAGCTCTGCTCCATAGATAAGAGGGAGGAATTCAGGGAACTCGTGAAGGAGGTAAGGAGGAATTACAGCGGAATCCTCGGTTACTCGGCCAACTGGGGGTCTGAGGAGACTTCCTTCTGGGACCTGCTCGATTTCATAGGGATAGATGCTTACTATCCAGTGGGGGACTGGGACAGGATTCACGCAGAGAGCATAGAGCCCCTCCTCAAATACGGGAAGCCGATAATATTCACGGAGATCGGTTATAGAAGCATAAAAAATGCTCATGAGAGACCATGGGATTGGAAAATTAAATCTGAGGTGGATTATGGTGAGCAGGCCCGCCTATGGAGCCTTTTCTTGGAGGTAGAGGCTCCCAGGATATCGGGCTTCTTCCACTGGGCTGAGGCCCCCTGGGGGGATGATGGGACCGGCTACTCCATAATTGGAAAGCCAGCTGAGGGTGTGATGAGGAGGGGTCTCATGAAGCTGCTCCTATCATCGAATCCAGCTTACTGCGTGGCATCTGAAGTGGATGAGAGGTCGCTTAGGGAAGCGCAGCCGGGGGCTGAGGTGGGGGAGGATTGCAGGATAATAGTGGGTGGGCCCTTCGCAAACCCGAGGAGCAGGATCTACGAGGCCAACTTCGGGAGGGATGAGCTCAGGATAAATCGGAGCGTTTACAGGAGCTTATGGGGGAAGTTGGATTATGCCCTCCTGACCTTCAGGGAGGGGAGGATTTACCTCATGGGGGTGCACAGATTCGGGACCAAGGCTGCGATAATGTGGCTCTCTACAGGGCTTTACTTCACCTCAGCTGTAATAAGGTGGAGGGACCTCAACGGGGACGGGGACGTCGAGATGGAGGAGATAGATGTGATCTATATGAGGGCGTGA
- a CDS encoding PIN domain-containing protein: protein MEKVKLYDTSAVIELVLHRGYKTLIGAISIITVVEWPPSLLYVPEVLYPTKEDYKTAVEWQMKLREIGNPLPAADLVIAATALNNDMTLVTLDSHFQIIGEIEPKLRLEILQF, encoded by the coding sequence GTGGAAAAGGTTAAGCTCTATGACACAAGCGCAGTAATTGAGTTAGTGCTCCACAGGGGATATAAAACTTTGATAGGGGCTATCTCAATTATAACCGTCGTTGAGTGGCCTCCATCCCTGCTCTACGTTCCCGAAGTACTGTATCCCACTAAAGAGGATTATAAGACAGCTGTCGAGTGGCAGATGAAGTTGCGTGAGATAGGGAATCCTCTACCAGCTGCTGATCTCGTTATAGCTGCTACTGCGCTCAATAATGACATGACACTCGTGACCCTCGATAGCCACTTTCAGATCATCGGAGAGATAGAGCCTAAGCTGAGATTAGAGATTCTTCAGTTCTGA
- a CDS encoding aspartyl protease encodes MASELDLQVTGRYVETAAGRIEQDRSRALIEIEGRSGIAPVLLSDVKVLIGVTTLEVLGLRVDPVTEKLVEWTILF; translated from the coding sequence TTGGCATCGGAATTGGATCTGCAGGTGACTGGCAGGTATGTCGAGACCGCTGCTGGGAGGATAGAGCAAGATAGGTCGAGAGCACTCATAGAGATAGAGGGTAGAAGCGGGATCGCGCCCGTCCTACTATCGGATGTTAAGGTGTTGATAGGAGTAACGACGCTAGAGGTACTGGGACTCAGGGTGGATCCCGTGACGGAGAAGCTTGTGGAGTGGACTATACTGTTCTGA
- a CDS encoding LysE family transporter: MDLLSFIAEVEAITVSGALSPGPLTVSAAGLGIRSGKRAGLLVSLGHMAFEFPLVLLISTGLSIAQSFKQLLSIIGGAFLLYFALTQIRSLGKVRIDASERNGNAFIAGILLTALNPYFIIWWLTVGAKLVMDSMQFPLGVMLMYALHVWMDFAWLTFVAYVFYRGSRLNESLLKAIMGILSLILIFFGLEFIYNAFR; encoded by the coding sequence ATGGATTTGCTCTCATTCATAGCGGAGGTGGAAGCGATAACAGTGTCCGGAGCCCTCTCCCCTGGGCCCCTAACGGTGTCAGCAGCTGGCCTAGGGATCAGGAGCGGGAAGAGAGCTGGGCTCCTAGTATCCTTAGGTCACATGGCCTTCGAGTTCCCCCTAGTCCTCCTCATATCAACTGGCCTCTCCATAGCTCAGAGCTTCAAACAGCTCCTCTCCATCATAGGGGGAGCTTTCCTCCTCTACTTCGCCCTCACTCAGATCAGATCTTTGGGGAAAGTCAGAATAGATGCCTCCGAGAGAAATGGGAATGCTTTCATCGCGGGCATCTTACTAACTGCGCTCAACCCATACTTCATAATCTGGTGGCTCACTGTGGGGGCTAAGCTAGTCATGGACTCCATGCAGTTCCCACTGGGGGTGATGCTCATGTATGCCCTTCACGTCTGGATGGATTTCGCATGGCTCACTTTCGTAGCTTATGTTTTTTACAGGGGTAGCAGGTTGAACGAGTCCCTCCTCAAAGCGATAATGGGTATCCTGAGCCTCATCCTGATCTTCTTCGGGCTGGAGTTCATATATAATGCATTCAGGTAG
- a CDS encoding LEA type 2 family protein has translation MRNSLILIPIILLILVASALYLNDMISSAKRISVNVERMEIAGASFEKVTINVTLCMENPSSYYYSAEEMRYGIYVEDAKVGNGSLNKITIPPESRVCESSLMDLYYSGLGKALANLLYEGKVDLNVNGTMKVNVIFIPVEVKFSERKTIKL, from the coding sequence ATGAGGAATTCCCTCATCCTAATCCCCATAATACTGCTCATCCTCGTGGCCTCAGCTCTCTACCTGAACGATATGATCTCATCGGCTAAGAGGATAAGCGTGAACGTTGAGAGGATGGAGATAGCAGGAGCCAGCTTCGAAAAAGTCACAATAAATGTTACTCTTTGCATGGAGAACCCCTCCAGCTACTATTACTCGGCCGAGGAAATGAGGTATGGGATATACGTTGAGGATGCGAAAGTAGGGAACGGGAGCTTGAATAAGATAACAATTCCTCCTGAATCGAGGGTTTGCGAGAGCAGTCTCATGGATCTCTACTACTCTGGCCTCGGGAAAGCGCTTGCAAATCTCCTCTACGAGGGGAAGGTCGATTTGAACGTCAATGGGACTATGAAAGTCAATGTCATCTTCATACCAGTCGAAGTGAAGTTCTCGGAGAGGAAGACGATAAAGCTCTAG